One genomic segment of bacterium includes these proteins:
- a CDS encoding T9SS type A sorting domain-containing protein translates to MRKLLLILTAVLVIMPTAAFAADDSYFPLDQGMIWAYDDQNVDHVDSFTKIAVPEQRTVLAYTMKYFQSEKVTYFRIGKKVYEWRNGYYRMWYDFGSSAGDSWKLEWRSATAQKEDPGNTTGKNRPNVNVSDIGNDDESLDDINKDAEITLLETGLDVETPMGKFSDVYHFITKRPGVADAGYVEEWFAPGVGCVMRKWDTIAGPQMHQLVKATFPEEAPQPVFYRMDVKLDKSFYVEGENIVIEVTVLNWSDKEVKLDFPSSLQVDYTIDNDYRWSSDRAFTQELTSVTIAARDTYKWTFTHTPEDFKVATGKHIITAELVGTNIRAYQSFLVIESLPVLPEGIELTVATGKDTYSMGEIIDFTVTASNTTQSDITLNIVDFLPIKYMIDTLNTEYELLFSRPLTKKEVVVPAGGSVTYEGTHSPDILTYKPGEHILYAGLTGYSIYAKTTFTISQDLAYGTLAGTVTTPATAITVSNNQQYNPVEGAEIYLKPVIPKMRENDVNFMPSTSQQSWSATTGSDGAFTIADVPIGMYFILSVYKDGYYPYNETIRFLGEKNLLSIVLKPKKNVPDQPVVFNRQLVEGLVISFGTDATVYKPDSPFKAFLGILNTRKEAVTFTFDNEDYVNWAILGSNEEVLWSSSEKAGKSSAEFTVTIEPGEGRVFTHEGTFADVVPDKGGKYIVKGILAFTSCSIETIKSGYIGGLVRVLVVPSTSERIQAQARNREMVVEVKGTFNAEIDLSMKDDNVSGEILVSEVLENPHKQLNKHQFLKMIEIDADSTIRAGMDSALVRIYYGDMEKENPDFDPLKLRIAHWKDNPNWTPLNIDPTKDNPLDALGGLLSDSEWEMLQGRIDTINKYIEAYTNSFSSFGLFEYDESVTGVEEQGQIPESLVLKQNQPNPFNPATLIQFSLPQAGTVQVVVYNIMGQEIARLVDGFLPAGAHNVVFDGSRFSSGVYFYSVRGAGFSATRKMLLLK, encoded by the coding sequence ACCGGAACAGCGCACGGTGCTGGCGTATACCATGAAGTATTTTCAGTCCGAGAAGGTGACATACTTCCGCATCGGCAAAAAGGTCTATGAATGGCGCAACGGTTATTACCGGATGTGGTATGATTTCGGGAGCAGCGCCGGTGATTCATGGAAGCTCGAATGGCGCTCGGCCACTGCTCAGAAAGAGGACCCCGGCAACACAACCGGAAAAAACCGTCCCAATGTCAATGTTTCGGACATCGGAAACGATGATGAATCCCTCGACGATATAAACAAGGACGCGGAAATCACCCTTCTCGAAACGGGTCTCGATGTTGAAACGCCCATGGGTAAGTTCAGCGACGTATACCATTTCATCACCAAACGGCCCGGTGTCGCCGATGCCGGATATGTCGAGGAATGGTTCGCTCCCGGTGTCGGGTGCGTTATGCGGAAATGGGACACCATAGCAGGCCCGCAGATGCACCAGCTTGTCAAGGCGACGTTCCCCGAGGAGGCGCCTCAGCCGGTCTTCTACCGTATGGATGTAAAACTCGACAAGTCCTTCTATGTCGAGGGAGAAAACATCGTGATAGAGGTTACGGTGCTCAACTGGAGCGACAAGGAAGTGAAACTCGATTTCCCGAGCTCTCTCCAGGTCGATTATACGATCGACAACGATTACCGCTGGTCGTCCGACCGCGCATTCACTCAGGAGCTTACCTCGGTGACCATCGCGGCGCGTGATACGTACAAGTGGACGTTCACCCATACGCCGGAGGATTTCAAGGTGGCGACGGGCAAGCACATCATAACGGCCGAGCTTGTCGGAACGAACATCCGCGCGTATCAGTCCTTCCTCGTGATCGAAAGCCTTCCCGTTCTTCCCGAGGGAATCGAGCTCACGGTCGCCACGGGAAAGGATACCTATTCAATGGGCGAGATCATCGATTTCACGGTGACCGCTTCCAATACGACCCAGAGCGATATCACCCTGAATATCGTGGATTTCCTCCCGATCAAGTACATGATCGATACGCTCAATACCGAGTACGAGCTCTTGTTCTCACGGCCGCTCACAAAGAAGGAAGTGGTTGTTCCCGCGGGCGGTTCCGTCACGTACGAGGGGACACACAGCCCGGATATCCTCACCTACAAACCCGGCGAACATATTCTCTACGCGGGCCTGACAGGTTATTCCATCTATGCGAAAACGACATTCACCATATCGCAGGACCTCGCCTACGGCACGCTTGCGGGAACGGTGACTACCCCCGCGACGGCGATAACCGTCTCCAACAATCAGCAGTACAACCCGGTCGAGGGCGCGGAAATCTACCTTAAACCCGTCATACCGAAAATGCGCGAGAACGATGTGAATTTCATGCCGAGCACATCTCAACAGAGCTGGTCGGCAACCACCGGCAGCGATGGCGCTTTCACGATCGCCGATGTCCCGATCGGCATGTACTTTATCCTCAGTGTCTACAAGGACGGTTATTATCCCTATAACGAAACCATACGGTTCCTCGGCGAAAAGAACCTCCTCAGTATCGTATTGAAGCCCAAAAAGAACGTTCCCGACCAGCCGGTCGTCTTCAACCGTCAGCTCGTCGAGGGTCTCGTCATATCCTTCGGAACCGATGCGACGGTGTACAAGCCGGATTCGCCGTTCAAGGCTTTTCTCGGCATTCTGAACACTCGCAAGGAAGCGGTTACTTTCACGTTCGATAACGAGGACTATGTGAACTGGGCCATCCTGGGCTCGAACGAAGAGGTTCTCTGGAGCTCAAGCGAGAAAGCGGGTAAATCATCCGCCGAATTCACCGTAACCATCGAACCCGGCGAGGGACGCGTGTTCACTCATGAAGGGACATTCGCCGACGTGGTTCCCGACAAAGGCGGGAAGTATATTGTCAAGGGTATTCTCGCCTTCACAAGCTGTTCGATAGAAACGATCAAGTCCGGCTATATCGGGGGCCTTGTCAGGGTGCTCGTTGTCCCGAGCACGAGCGAGCGCATTCAGGCTCAGGCCCGCAACCGTGAAATGGTCGTGGAAGTAAAAGGCACGTTCAACGCCGAAATAGACCTGTCGATGAAAGACGACAACGTTTCCGGCGAGATTCTGGTTTCCGAAGTGCTTGAAAATCCTCACAAACAGCTCAACAAACACCAGTTTCTCAAGATGATCGAAATCGACGCCGATTCAACGATCCGCGCCGGAATGGACAGCGCCCTCGTCCGCATCTATTACGGCGACATGGAAAAGGAGAATCCGGATTTCGATCCTCTGAAACTCCGTATCGCCCACTGGAAGGACAATCCCAACTGGACTCCCCTGAATATCGACCCGACCAAGGACAATCCGCTCGATGCGCTCGGTGGACTCCTGTCCGATTCGGAATGGGAGATGCTCCAGGGCAGGATCGACACCATCAACAAGTATATCGAGGCGTATACAAACAGCTTCAGCTCATTCGGACTGTTCGAGTATGACGAGTCCGTTACCGGCGTCGAAGAACAGGGGCAGATTCCCGAGAGTCTCGTGCTCAAGCAGAATCAGCCCAATCCGTTCAACCCGGCAACCCTCATTCAGTTCAGCCTGCCGCAGGCCGGAACCGTGCAGGTGGTCGTCTACAACATCATGGGCCAGGAAATTGCGCGGCTCGTGGACGGTTTCCTCCCGGCGGGCGCCCATAATGTGGTGTTCGACGGCAGCAGATTTTCTTCCGGGGTTTATTTTTACAGTGTCAGAGGCGCCGGATTCAGCGCCACGAGGAAGATGCTTCTTCTCAAGTGA